A stretch of DNA from Catenulispora acidiphila DSM 44928:
CCCAAGGCGCGACCTCCGGCTCCGGGCAGGCACAAGGTCAGCAGATCCTGGACCAGGTGGCCGGCGGCACCCTGCCGCAGCGCTCGATCACCGTCACCCGAGGCGCGGCCGAGGCCATCGCGGACGTCACCGGAACCGTCCAGTCCCTGATTCCGGGGTTCCACCTGCACGTCTCCGCTCACGCCGCCGCGCCCGTTGAGGCGTGGACCAAATAGCACCCCGTGACGCGCTCGATCGCGCGTCACTCGAACGACTTCGATGGGAGGACGCGGTGACGCGACGACAACCTGCGCCCCGGCATCGCGCGCCGAGCCGATGGGCGCGCTTTCGCGCCCGCCCCGAGCAAGGGTCGGCATCACTCGAGCTGATCCTGCTCACCCCGATCTTCATCCTGTTCCTGCTGATGGTCGTCGCAGCCGGCCGCCTGATGGACACGAAGATCCAGGTAGATCAAGCCGTGCATGCCGCAGCCCGCGCGGCCAGCTTGTCGATGACGCCGGGCGGAGCCGACACCGCGGCGTCCAGCGCGGCGGCGCAGGCGCTTTCCGGGGCCGGGATCACCTGCTCGCCGATGACCGTGAACACCGCCGTAACCGGCACCGCGCCCGGCGGCACCGCCCGCGTCACGCTCAGCTGCACC
This window harbors:
- a CDS encoding TadE/TadG family type IV pilus assembly protein, with the protein product MRRPGANLAVTRGPSRLARLREQPERGSVTLEMVLAFPLLLLILLVAQFTMFYFGSEAAHTAASQAVAVARAQGATSGSGQAQGQQILDQVAGGTLPQRSITVTRGAAEAIADVTGTVQSLIPGFHLHVSAHAAAPVEAWTK
- a CDS encoding TadE/TadG family type IV pilus assembly protein is translated as MTRRQPAPRHRAPSRWARFRARPEQGSASLELILLTPIFILFLLMVVAAGRLMDTKIQVDQAVHAAARAASLSMTPGGADTAASSAAAQALSGAGITCSPMTVNTAVTGTAPGGTARVTLSCTVGLGDVSGLGVFPGHETITSSFSSVIDTYRSTPDQP